Proteins from one Capricornis sumatraensis isolate serow.1 chromosome 2, serow.2, whole genome shotgun sequence genomic window:
- the TGM1 gene encoding protein-glutamine gamma-glutamyltransferase K: MSSPTPSSGGPRSDVGRWGGNPWQPPTTPSPEPEPEPDRRSRRGGRSFWARCCGCCSCRNAEDDDWGPERRGDRGGRGSGSRSRRPDSRGSDSRRPGSRGSAVNAAGDGTIREGMLVVTGVDLLSSRSDQNRREHHTDEFEYDELILRRGQPFHMVLFLSRPYESSDHVTLELCIGNNPEVGKGTHVIIPVGKGASGGWKAQVTKSSGQNLNLRVHTSPNAIIGKFQFTVRTRCKAGEFQLPFDPRNEIYILFNPWCPEDIVYVDHEDWRQEYVLNESGRIYYGTEAQIGERTWNYGQFDHGVLDACLYILDRRGMPYGGRRDPVSVSRVISAMVNSLDDNGVLIGNWSGDYSRGTNPSAWVGSVEILLSYLRTGNSVPFGQCWVFAGVTTTVLRCLGLATRTVTNFNSAHDTDTSLTMDIYFDENMKPLEHLNHDSVWNFHVWNDCWMKRPDLPSGFDGWQVVDATPQETSSGIFCCGPCSVQSIKNGLVYMKYDTPFIFAEVNSDKVYWQRQDDGSFKIVYVEEKAIGSLIITKAIGSNMREDITHTYKHPEGSEAERKAVETAAAHGSKPNVYATRDSTEDVAVQVEAQDAVMGQDLTVCVVLTNRGSSPRTVKLHLYLSVTFYTGVTGSVFKESKKEVVLAPGASERVTMPVAYKEYRAQLVDQGAMLLNVSGHVKENGQVLAKQHTFRLRTPDLSLTLLGAAVVGQECEVQIVFKNPLPVTLTNVVFRLEGSGLQRPKILNVGDIGGNETVTLRQTFVPVRPGPRQLIASLDSPQLSQVHGVIQVDVAPAGGGGAFSDIRGSGRSGETIPMASRGGA; the protein is encoded by the exons ATGTCGTCGCCAACACCTTCATCAG GGGGTCCTCGCTCGGATGTCGGCCGCTGGGGTGGAAACCCCTGGCAGCCCCCCACCACCCCTTCTCCAGAGCCGGAACCAGAGCCAGACAGACGTTCTCGCCGCGGGGGCCGATCCTTCTGGGCtcgctgctgcggctgctgctctTGCAGGAACGCAGAAGACGATGACTGGGGGCCTGAGCGCCGTGGAGACCGGGGAGGTCGAGGGTCTGGCTCCAGGAGTCGAAGACCCGACTCCCGGGGCTCCGACTCCCGCCGGCCTGGCTCCCGGGGCAGCGCTGTGAACGCAGCTGGAGATGGCACCATCCGGG AGGGAATGCTGGTGGTCACTGGCGTGGATCTGCTGAGTTCACGCTCAGACCAGAACCGCCGAGAACACCACACAGACGAGTTCGAGTACGATGAGCTGATTCTCCGCCGTGGGCAGCCTTTCCATATGGTCCTCTTCCTGTCTCGTCCCTATGAGTCCTCCGATCACGTCACCCTGGAGCTGTGCATCG GAAACAATCCCGAGGTGGGTAAGGGCACCCACGTGATCATCCCGGTGGGCAAGGGGGCCAGTGGAGGCTGGAAGGCCCAGGTGACCAAGTCCAGTGGGCAGAATCTGAACCTGCGGGTCCACACCTCCCCCAACGCCATCATCGGCAAGTTTCAGTTCACCGTCCGTACACGCTGCAAAGCTGGAGAGTTCCAACTGCCCTTTGACCCCCGCAACGAGATCTATATCCTCTTCAATCCCTGGTGCCCCG AGGACATCGTGTATGTGGACCATGAGGACTGGCGGCAGGAGTATGTGCTTAATGAGTCTGGGCGAATTTACTATGGGACAGAAGCGCAGATTGGCGAGCGGACCTGGAACTATGGCCAG TTTGACCACGGGGTGCTGGACGCCTGCCTGTACATCCTGGACCGGCGGGGCATGCCCTATGGAGGCCGCAGGGACCCCGTCAGTGTCTCCCGGGTCATCTCTGCCATG GTGAACTCCTTGGATGACAATGGGGTCCTGATTGGGAACTGGTCTGGAGATTATTCCCGCGGTACCAACCCATCAGCATGGGTGGGCAGCGTGGAGATCCTTCTCAGCTACCTACGCACCGGCAACTCTGTCCCCTTCGGCCAGTGCTGGGTCTTCGCCGGTGTGACCACCACAG TGCTGCGCTGTCTGGGCCTGGCCACCCGTACTGTCACCAACTTCAACTCCGCGCACGACACAGACACTTCCCTCACCATGGACATCTACTTTGATGAGAACATGAAGCCCCTGGAGCACCTGAACCATGATTCTGTCTG GAACTTCCACGTGTGGAATGACTGTTGGATGAAGAGGCCAGATCTGCCCTCAGGCTTTGATGGGTGGCAGGTTGTGGACGCCACACCCCAGGAGACCAGCAGTG GCATCTTCTGCTGTGGGCCCTGCTCTGTGCAGTCCATCAAGAATGGCTTGGTCTACATGAAGTACGACACACCCTTCATTTTCGCAGAG GTGAACAGCGACAAAGTTTACTGGCAGCGACAGGATGACGGCAGCTTCAAGATCGTGTATGTGGAGGAGAAGGCCATCGGCTCACTCATCATTACAAAGGCCATCGGCTCCAACATGCGGGAAGACATCACGCACACCTATAAGCACCCAGAAG GCTCAGAAGCAGAGCGGAAGGCAGTGGAGACCGCGGCCGCCCACGGCAGCAAACCCAACGTGTACGCCACGCGGGACTCGACGGAGGATGTGGCCGTGCAGGTGGAGGCGCAGGACGCAGTGATGGGGCAGGACCTGACGGTCTGCGTGGTGCTGACCAACCGTGGCAGCAGCCCCCGCACCGTGAAGCTGCACCTCTACCTCTCTGTCACCTTCTACACCGGCGTCACGGGATCCGTCTTCAAGGAGAGCAAGAAGGAGGTGGTGCTGGCGCCGGGGGCCT CGGAGCGCGTGACCATGCCCGTGGCCTACAAGGAATACCGGGCCCAGCTCGTAGACCAGGGAGCCATGCTGCTCAACGTCTCAGGCCACGTGAAGGAGAACGGGCAGGTGCTGGCCAAGCAGCACACCTTCCGTCTGCGTACCCCAGACCTCAGTCTCACG ttACTGGGAGCAGCTGTGGTTGGCCAGGAGTGCGAAGTACAGATTGTCTTCAAGAACCCGCTGCCTGTCACCCTCACCAATGTCGTCTTCCGGCTCGAGGGCTCCGGGTTGCAGAGGCCCAAGATCCTCAATGTTGG GGACATTGGGGGCAACGAGACAGTGACCCTGCGCCAGACGTTCGTGCCTGTGAGACCAGGTCCCCGCCAGCTCATTGCCAGCTTGGATAGCCCACAGCTCTCCCAGGTGCACGGGGTCATCCAGGTGGACGTAGCCCCAGCCGGCGGAGGCGGGGCCTTCTCAGACATTAGAGGCAGCGGTCGCTCAGGGGAGACCATCCCCATGGCC